In Bombus huntii isolate Logan2020A chromosome 3, iyBomHunt1.1, whole genome shotgun sequence, a single genomic region encodes these proteins:
- the LOC126863392 gene encoding phosphatidylinositol 4-phosphate 3-kinase C2 domain-containing subunit beta isoform X3, protein MSHYSRNTSTQRSAVIDYERQFQEDLELAQAMSLESLALEKFKLQKQRSDFNNIQQQCVPQSDGNSTVHSSSSERDNTQQTEKFQCRSRPRPGSCNTNQSRNAVILAPPPVPSRRNSTTATTSQEHTVDLITFTSPVKQDNLNDYCSPPPPPSRKATVEPRWETHPSLLKKQGRVSRSTSSAGYHSRDYRYQSLSPGPRSSTAPCTPGTPKISPVMSRSSSINSNVPDITPQIPPLPMNYRPSITPSICGVQKPTFCMDDEQLNVLKVIEKKPNNNLIDLSSFDQVDDKTNVRVSVLEAFDPLLVKIEDQNDSTQGHKDEIQSQVSGSVYDPFDPFDYMYSTNESVNSDPVYVAVEKSAKSPAVSPAAPPPLPPRNSSAWNTIERRRTSLDRRKRQTRLYENVTVRKTRPSLHDCDLRAFYDMIKSVRSEFPFNDPSTNIGHVISPMMESLYPEGTSIKLVVHPQLMDSDENTPSISFTCDVNCSVEHVILNVACSLEDEDIVNIEKYCLRVWGLAEYFASNTTLAQYEYIHQCIKLEKDIELAILTKAQIKRSITRTLQDDNRDQCLKLEDILPNEPVQPISYDTLLILLETVEKEMERVETAAIHLATTNHGSSLLPQLQPRSVVQAVKAVCALMGNIETFEITEAVDNFVNACCQFLPQVHTTNIECKKPEILHEDGDYSVVTLRTKFPDVIASHCRKIRDAIQDLVETYCHAFRVDFELNSRGEIPTNTLISSEVLDTILVRVGALHRLPGSWKHDDYIIAAQIFHGTRPVGNPVLSEPMAVSSNFHPRILFNSWLEFRGISVCQVPREARLVLVLYGRTLQPTDHESNSSAENTMQKEELGWGAIQFFDYEGVMSQGSFFLSLWPAIADKRLGPAPAAGIHPHGDTHAIIGVELPDYGGRVLFPTELRDYDVESLDFNSLDQNTQELLIDITQQTTFSRPLVEEREILWEKRHYLHNRPEALPKVLLAAHSWDWACLPDLHASLRIWSPLPPVQALQLLLPCFPDMKVREMAVGWIRELSNDELVDYLPQLLQALKHETYETSPLTKFLLERALLSPRVAHHIYWLLTQALPGQSPQNSAETTPEDDKNISSARYHRRLQLMLRALLAVIGDALRNSFLTQQLLVKNLYEVAENIKQTKESLRLDALKIGLQNIHCQLMEDDGTCLPLSPSKQVFGINVQSCSYFPSFTLPLKINFISCDDVICPAIFKVGDDLQQDMLTLQMMRIMDKLWLKEGLDLKMVTFACVPTGYKRGMIEMVTNAETLRKIQVEFGLTGSFKDRPIAEWLAKHNPSELEYERAVENFTASCAGYSVATYILGICDRHNDNIMLKTSGHLFHIDFGKFLGDAQMFGNFKRDRTPFVLTSDMAYVINGGDKPSAKFHHFVDLCCQAFNVVRKHGNLILHLFGLMTSSGIPGVTVDAVSYVQKALLPEQTNPEAAATFARMIESSLKSWFTQFNFFLHNLAQLRFSGDHNDGALLSFIPRTYTMQQEGQLTSVQVHGYQKRYDPEKYYMYILRIQRKGHADPTYLFRSYKEFCEFYQKLCIHFPLAKLASLPSGISVGRSNIKQVADKRRADIEKFLVSLFKMAPEISQSDLVYTFFHPLLRDQQNADIHLRKVKVGNWWAEKRVRDNVQNGQIKMSLHYTRGAFYVMVYHARGLPKVANCQEPNTYVKVYLKPDPTKKTKRKTKVVKKNCHPSFMEMLEYRMALDVIKERTLEATIWNHDTLQENEFLGGIRLPLGRIDLTTETIEWFSLGSIR, encoded by the exons atGTCACACTACAGTAGAAATACAAGTACTCAAAGATCTGCGGTGATTGATTATGAACGTCAATTCCAAGAGGATTTAGAACTTGCTCAGGCAATGAGTTTGGAGAGTTTGGCACTAGAAAAATTTAAGTTACAAAAGCAACGATcagattttaataatattcagCAACAATGTGTTCCACAGAGTGATGGAAACAGCACTGTACATAGTAGTTCATCAGAAAGAGATAACACACAACAAACCGAAAA aTTTCAGTGTAGAAGTAGGCCAAGGCCTGGTTCCTGTAATACTAATCAATCTAGAAATGCTGTGATATTAGCACCGCCACCAGTTCCATCTAGAAGAAATTCAACAACAGCCACCACAAGTCAAGAACATACTGTTGATTTGATTACATTTACAAGTCCAGTGAAGCAAGATAATTTAAATGATTATTGTTCACCTCCACCTCCACCTTC CAGAAAAGCGACTGTAGAGCCAAGATGGGAAACTCATCCCTCATTATTGAAAAAACAAGGGAGAGTGTCACGTAGCACCAGTTCTGCAGGTTATCATTCTCGAGACTACCGATATCAATCACTTTCTCCAGGGCCTAGATCTTCCACTGCGCCTTGTACACCAGGAACTCCAAAAATTAGTCCTGTTATGTCAAGATCTAGTAGTATTAACAGTAATGTACCTGATATAACACCACAG ATACCTCCACTACCTATGAATTATAGACCAAGTATTACTCCTTCTATATGTGGTGTCCAAAAACCTACATTTTGTATGGATGACGAACAGCTGAATGTATTAAAAGTGATAGAAAAGAAGCCAAATAATAATCTTATAGATTTGAGTTCTTTTGATCAAGTAGATGATAAAACAAATGTTCGGGTTAGTGTACTAGAAGCATTTGATCCATTACTTGTTAAGATTGAAGATCAGAATGATAGCACACAGGGACATAAAGATg AAATACAATCGCAAGTGAGTGGATCAGTGTATGATCCATTCGATCCTTTTGATTACATGTATAGCACAAATGAAAGTGTTAATTCAGATCCAGTATATGTTGCTGTGGAAAAGTCTGCTAAATCTCCAGCAGTATCTCCAGCTGCACCACCACCACTACCTCCTAGAAATTCATCAGCTTGGAATACTATTGAAAGAAGAAGGACTTCCTTAGATAGAAGA AAACGACAAACACGCTTGTATGAAAATGTAACAGTGAGAAAAACTAGACCATCACTTCATGATTGCGATCTTAGAGCTTTCTATGACATGATCAAATCTGTTCGAA GTGAATTTCCATTCAATGATCCCAGTACAAACATTGGACATGTAATCAGTCCAATGATGGAAAGTTTATATCCTGAAGGCACAAGTATAAAATTAGTTGTACATCCACAGTTAATGGATTCTGACGAAAATACTCCGTCCATTTCTTTTACATGCGATG TAAATTGTAGTGTTGAGCATGTTATTCTTAATGTCGCTTGTTCCTTAGAAGATGAAGATATAGTAAATATAGAGAAATATTGTCTGAGGGTATGGGGTTTAGCAGAATATTTTGCATCTAATACAACTTTAGCTCAGTACGAATATATACATCAATGTATCAAATTAGAAAAAGATATTGAATTAGCTATCCTAACTAAAGCGCAAATAAAACGGTCTATAACACGAACA CTTCAAGATGATAATCGTGATCAATGTCTCAAGTTAGAAGATATTCTTCCAAATGAACCAGTACAACCTATTTCTTACGATACacttcttattttattag aaactgtagaaaaagaaatggaacgTGTGGAAACTGCTGCCATACATTTAGCAACTACTAATCATGGTTCCAGTCTTTTACCACAATTGCAACCCCGTAGTGTTGTCCAAGCGGTAAAAGCAGTATGTGCGTTAATGGGAAACATAGAGACATTTGAAATTACCGAAGCTGTTGATAATTTCGTAAATGCATGTTGTCAATTTTTACCTCAAGTTCATACAACAAATATAGAGTGCAAGAAACCAGAAATTCTGCATGAAGATGGTGATTATTCCGTAGTGACATTAAGAACAAAATTTCCAGATGTTATTGCATCTCATTGTCGAAAAATTCGCGATGCAATTCAAGATCTTGTAGAAACTTACTGTCATGCATTTAGGGTTGATTTTGAATTAAATAGCAGGGGAGAAATTCCAACAA ATACATTAATATCGTCTGAGGTATTAGATACCATCCTAGTTCGTGTTGGAGCATTACATAGACTGCCAGGATCATGGAAACATGACGATTATATCATCGCAGCTCAAATATTTCATGGAACAAGACCTGTTGGAAATCCAGTTTTATCCGAACCTATGGCAGTCAGTTCTAATTTTCATccaagaattttatttaattcatg GCTAGAATTTCGTGGGATAAGCGTATGTCAAGTACCAAGAGAAGCAAGATTAGTGTTAGTTTTATATGGTCGTACATTGCAACCTACTGATCATGAATCTAATTCATCAGCAGAAAATACCATGCAAAAAGAAGAATTGGGATGGGGAGCTATACAATTTTTCGATTATGAAGG aGTTATGAGTCAAGGAAGCTTTTTCTTGTCACTTTGGCCAGCAATTGCTGATAAAAGATTAGGCCCTGCCCCAGCAGCTGGGATTCATCCTCATGGAGATACGCATGCTATTATTGGTGTAGAATTACCTGATTATGGTGGCAGAGTATTATTTCCTACAGAATTACGTGATTATGATGTAGAATCTCTTGATTTTAATTCATTGGATCAGAACACACAAGAATTGTTAATAGATATCACACAGCAAACTACATTTTCAag aCCACTTGttgaagaaagagaaattttatGGGAAAAACGACATTATTTGCACAATAGACCTGAAGCTTTACCTAAAGTACTTTTAGCTGCACATAGTTGGGATTGGGCATGTTTGCCTGATCTTCATGCATCTCTTAGAATTTGGAGTCCTTTACCTCCTGTCCAAGCTCTGCAATTATTGTTACcttg TTTTCCAGATATGAAAGTTAGAGAAATGGCAGTTGGATGGATTCGAGAACTGAGTAATGATGAACTTGTAGATTACTTACCTCAATTATTACAAGCGTTAAAGCACGAAACATATGAAACGTCCCCTCTTACAAAGTTTTTATTAGAACGAGCTTTACTTTCTCCGCGGGTAGCTCATCACATCTATTGGTTACTAACGCAAGCGTTACCAGGACAAAGTCCTCAA AATTCTGCTGAAACTACACCAGAggatgataaaaatattagttCAGCACGTTATCATAGAAGGTTACAATTGATGTTACGAGCGTTATTAGCCGTCATTGGGGATGCACTAAGAAATAGTTTTCTTACGCAACAATTACTcgttaaa AATTTATATGAAGTAGCGGAAAATATTAAGCAAACGAAAGAATCATTACGACTAGATGCGCTCAAAATTGgtttacaaaatatacattGTCAATTAATGGAAGATGATGGCACCTGTTTACCGTTGTCTCCTAGTAAACAAGTATTTGGTATAAATGTACAAAGTTGCTCATACTTTCCATCATTTACACTTCCATTGAAAATCAACTTTATTAGCTGTGATGATGTAATTTGTCCAGCGATTTTTAAA GTTGGAGATGATTTACAACAAGATATGTTAACTCTTCAAATGATGCGCATAATGGATAAACTTTGGTTAAAAGAAGGTCTTGATCTTAAAATGGTAACATTTGCTTGCGTACCTACTGGATACAAACGTGGGATGATAGAAATGGTTACAAATGCAGAAACGTTGAGAAAAATACAGGTTGAGTTTGGCCTAACTGGATCATTTAAAGATCGACCTATTGCCGAATGGTTGGCAAAACATAATCCTTCAGAGTTGGAGTATGAACGAGCAGTAGAAAACTTTACTGCATCTTGTGCGGGTTATAGTGTTGCTACCTATATTTTAGGAATTTGTGATAGACATAACGACAATATTATGTTAAAAACATCAGGTCATCTGTTTCATATTGATTTTGGGAAATTCTTAGGTGATGCTCAAAtgtttggaaattttaaaaG GGATAGGACACCATTTGTATTGACATCTGATATGGCTTATGTTATAAATGGTGGAGATAAGCCATCAGCCAAGTTCCATCATTTCGTGGATTTGTGTTGTCAAGCATTTAATGTAGTGCGGAAGCATGGAAATCTAATTCTTCATCTTTTTGGATTG ATGACTTCGTCTGGCATTCCTGGTGTGACTGTGGATGCAGTTAGTTACGTACAAAAAGCTCTTCTTCCAGAGCAAACAAATCCTGAAGCAGCTGCAACATTTGCCCGAATGATAGAAAGTTCACTTAAAAGTTGGTTTACACAGTTCAACTTTTTTCTACATAATTTAGCACAACTTAGATTTTCGGGCGACCATAATGATGGAGcattattatcttttatacCACGTACATATAC AATGCAGCAGGAAGGTCAGTTAACAAGTGTTCAAGTGCACGGCTACCAAAAACGATATGATcctgaaaaatattatatgtatatcttgCGTATACAACGAAAAGGTCATGCAGATCCTACTTATTTATTCCGATCATATAAGGAATTTTGTGAATTCTATCAAAAGTTGTGCATTCACTTTCCTCTTGCAAAACTTGCTAG cTTACCAAGTGGTATAAGTGTTGGAAGATCTAACATAAAGCAAGTTGCTGATAAACGACGAGCggatattgaaaaattcctTGTAAGTTTATTCAAGATGGCACCAGAAATTTCTCAAAGTGATTTAGTATACACTTTCTTTCATCCTTTGTTGAGAGATCAACAAAATGCAGATATTCATTTACGTAAAGTAAAAG TTGGCAATTGGTGGGCTGAAAAACGTGTAAGAGATAATGTACAGAACGGACAAATTAAGATGTCTCTTCACTATACACGTGGAGCATTTTATGTGATGGTCTATCATGCAAGAGGATTACCCAAAGTAGCAAATTGTCAGGAACCAAATACATATGTTAAAGTTTACCTTAAACCTGATCCTACAAAAAAGACAAAGCGGAAAACAAAAGTTGTAAAGAAAAATTGTCATCCTTCGTTTATGGAAATG TTGGAATATAGAATGGCTCTAGACGTGATTAAAGAGAGAACTCTGGAAGCTACAATATGGAATCATGACACATTACaagaaaatgaatttcttGGTGGAATACGCTTACCTCTTGGACGTATCGATTTAACAACCGAAACAATTGAGTGGTTTTCGCTTGGGAGTATTCGATGA
- the LOC126863392 gene encoding phosphatidylinositol 4-phosphate 3-kinase C2 domain-containing subunit beta isoform X4 codes for MSHYSRNTSTQRSAVIDYERQFQEDLELAQAMSLESLALEKFKLQKQRSDFNNIQQQCVPQSDGNSTVHSSSSERDNTQQTEKFQCRSRPRPGSCNTNQSRNAVILAPPPVPSRRNSTTATTSQEHTVDLITFTSPVKQDNLNDYCSPPPPPSKATVEPRWETHPSLLKKQGRVSRSTSSAGYHSRDYRYQSLSPGPRSSTAPCTPGTPKISPVMSRSSSINSNVPDITPQIPPLPMNYRPSITPSICGVQKPTFCMDDEQLNVLKVIEKKPNNNLIDLSSFDQVDDKTNVRVSVLEAFDPLLVKIEDQNDSTQGHKDEIQSQVSGSVYDPFDPFDYMYSTNESVNSDPVYVAVEKSAKSPAVSPAAPPPLPPRNSSAWNTIERRRTSLDRRKRQTRLYENVTVRKTRPSLHDCDLRAFYDMIKSVRSEFPFNDPSTNIGHVISPMMESLYPEGTSIKLVVHPQLMDSDENTPSISFTCDVNCSVEHVILNVACSLEDEDIVNIEKYCLRVWGLAEYFASNTTLAQYEYIHQCIKLEKDIELAILTKAQIKRSITRTLQDDNRDQCLKLEDILPNEPVQPISYDTLLILLETVEKEMERVETAAIHLATTNHGSSLLPQLQPRSVVQAVKAVCALMGNIETFEITEAVDNFVNACCQFLPQVHTTNIECKKPEILHEDGDYSVVTLRTKFPDVIASHCRKIRDAIQDLVETYCHAFRVDFELNSRGEIPTNTLISSEVLDTILVRVGALHRLPGSWKHDDYIIAAQIFHGTRPVGNPVLSEPMAVSSNFHPRILFNSWLEFRGISVCQVPREARLVLVLYGRTLQPTDHESNSSAENTMQKEELGWGAIQFFDYEGVMSQGSFFLSLWPAIADKRLGPAPAAGIHPHGDTHAIIGVELPDYGGRVLFPTELRDYDVESLDFNSLDQNTQELLIDITQQTTFSRPLVEEREILWEKRHYLHNRPEALPKVLLAAHSWDWACLPDLHASLRIWSPLPPVQALQLLLPCFPDMKVREMAVGWIRELSNDELVDYLPQLLQALKHETYETSPLTKFLLERALLSPRVAHHIYWLLTQALPGQSPQNSAETTPEDDKNISSARYHRRLQLMLRALLAVIGDALRNSFLTQQLLVKNLYEVAENIKQTKESLRLDALKIGLQNIHCQLMEDDGTCLPLSPSKQVFGINVQSCSYFPSFTLPLKINFISCDDVICPAIFKVGDDLQQDMLTLQMMRIMDKLWLKEGLDLKMVTFACVPTGYKRGMIEMVTNAETLRKIQVEFGLTGSFKDRPIAEWLAKHNPSELEYERAVENFTASCAGYSVATYILGICDRHNDNIMLKTSGHLFHIDFGKFLGDAQMFGNFKRDRTPFVLTSDMAYVINGGDKPSAKFHHFVDLCCQAFNVVRKHGNLILHLFGLMTSSGIPGVTVDAVSYVQKALLPEQTNPEAAATFARMIESSLKSWFTQFNFFLHNLAQLRFSGDHNDGALLSFIPRTYTMQQEGQLTSVQVHGYQKRYDPEKYYMYILRIQRKGHADPTYLFRSYKEFCEFYQKLCIHFPLAKLASLPSGISVGRSNIKQVADKRRADIEKFLVSLFKMAPEISQSDLVYTFFHPLLRDQQNADIHLRKVKVGNWWAEKRVRDNVQNGQIKMSLHYTRGAFYVMVYHARGLPKVANCQEPNTYVKVYLKPDPTKKTKRKTKVVKKNCHPSFMEMLEYRMALDVIKERTLEATIWNHDTLQENEFLGGIRLPLGRIDLTTETIEWFSLGSIR; via the exons atGTCACACTACAGTAGAAATACAAGTACTCAAAGATCTGCGGTGATTGATTATGAACGTCAATTCCAAGAGGATTTAGAACTTGCTCAGGCAATGAGTTTGGAGAGTTTGGCACTAGAAAAATTTAAGTTACAAAAGCAACGATcagattttaataatattcagCAACAATGTGTTCCACAGAGTGATGGAAACAGCACTGTACATAGTAGTTCATCAGAAAGAGATAACACACAACAAACCGAAAA aTTTCAGTGTAGAAGTAGGCCAAGGCCTGGTTCCTGTAATACTAATCAATCTAGAAATGCTGTGATATTAGCACCGCCACCAGTTCCATCTAGAAGAAATTCAACAACAGCCACCACAAGTCAAGAACATACTGTTGATTTGATTACATTTACAAGTCCAGTGAAGCAAGATAATTTAAATGATTATTGTTCACCTCCACCTCCACCTTC AAAAGCGACTGTAGAGCCAAGATGGGAAACTCATCCCTCATTATTGAAAAAACAAGGGAGAGTGTCACGTAGCACCAGTTCTGCAGGTTATCATTCTCGAGACTACCGATATCAATCACTTTCTCCAGGGCCTAGATCTTCCACTGCGCCTTGTACACCAGGAACTCCAAAAATTAGTCCTGTTATGTCAAGATCTAGTAGTATTAACAGTAATGTACCTGATATAACACCACAG ATACCTCCACTACCTATGAATTATAGACCAAGTATTACTCCTTCTATATGTGGTGTCCAAAAACCTACATTTTGTATGGATGACGAACAGCTGAATGTATTAAAAGTGATAGAAAAGAAGCCAAATAATAATCTTATAGATTTGAGTTCTTTTGATCAAGTAGATGATAAAACAAATGTTCGGGTTAGTGTACTAGAAGCATTTGATCCATTACTTGTTAAGATTGAAGATCAGAATGATAGCACACAGGGACATAAAGATg AAATACAATCGCAAGTGAGTGGATCAGTGTATGATCCATTCGATCCTTTTGATTACATGTATAGCACAAATGAAAGTGTTAATTCAGATCCAGTATATGTTGCTGTGGAAAAGTCTGCTAAATCTCCAGCAGTATCTCCAGCTGCACCACCACCACTACCTCCTAGAAATTCATCAGCTTGGAATACTATTGAAAGAAGAAGGACTTCCTTAGATAGAAGA AAACGACAAACACGCTTGTATGAAAATGTAACAGTGAGAAAAACTAGACCATCACTTCATGATTGCGATCTTAGAGCTTTCTATGACATGATCAAATCTGTTCGAA GTGAATTTCCATTCAATGATCCCAGTACAAACATTGGACATGTAATCAGTCCAATGATGGAAAGTTTATATCCTGAAGGCACAAGTATAAAATTAGTTGTACATCCACAGTTAATGGATTCTGACGAAAATACTCCGTCCATTTCTTTTACATGCGATG TAAATTGTAGTGTTGAGCATGTTATTCTTAATGTCGCTTGTTCCTTAGAAGATGAAGATATAGTAAATATAGAGAAATATTGTCTGAGGGTATGGGGTTTAGCAGAATATTTTGCATCTAATACAACTTTAGCTCAGTACGAATATATACATCAATGTATCAAATTAGAAAAAGATATTGAATTAGCTATCCTAACTAAAGCGCAAATAAAACGGTCTATAACACGAACA CTTCAAGATGATAATCGTGATCAATGTCTCAAGTTAGAAGATATTCTTCCAAATGAACCAGTACAACCTATTTCTTACGATACacttcttattttattag aaactgtagaaaaagaaatggaacgTGTGGAAACTGCTGCCATACATTTAGCAACTACTAATCATGGTTCCAGTCTTTTACCACAATTGCAACCCCGTAGTGTTGTCCAAGCGGTAAAAGCAGTATGTGCGTTAATGGGAAACATAGAGACATTTGAAATTACCGAAGCTGTTGATAATTTCGTAAATGCATGTTGTCAATTTTTACCTCAAGTTCATACAACAAATATAGAGTGCAAGAAACCAGAAATTCTGCATGAAGATGGTGATTATTCCGTAGTGACATTAAGAACAAAATTTCCAGATGTTATTGCATCTCATTGTCGAAAAATTCGCGATGCAATTCAAGATCTTGTAGAAACTTACTGTCATGCATTTAGGGTTGATTTTGAATTAAATAGCAGGGGAGAAATTCCAACAA ATACATTAATATCGTCTGAGGTATTAGATACCATCCTAGTTCGTGTTGGAGCATTACATAGACTGCCAGGATCATGGAAACATGACGATTATATCATCGCAGCTCAAATATTTCATGGAACAAGACCTGTTGGAAATCCAGTTTTATCCGAACCTATGGCAGTCAGTTCTAATTTTCATccaagaattttatttaattcatg GCTAGAATTTCGTGGGATAAGCGTATGTCAAGTACCAAGAGAAGCAAGATTAGTGTTAGTTTTATATGGTCGTACATTGCAACCTACTGATCATGAATCTAATTCATCAGCAGAAAATACCATGCAAAAAGAAGAATTGGGATGGGGAGCTATACAATTTTTCGATTATGAAGG aGTTATGAGTCAAGGAAGCTTTTTCTTGTCACTTTGGCCAGCAATTGCTGATAAAAGATTAGGCCCTGCCCCAGCAGCTGGGATTCATCCTCATGGAGATACGCATGCTATTATTGGTGTAGAATTACCTGATTATGGTGGCAGAGTATTATTTCCTACAGAATTACGTGATTATGATGTAGAATCTCTTGATTTTAATTCATTGGATCAGAACACACAAGAATTGTTAATAGATATCACACAGCAAACTACATTTTCAag aCCACTTGttgaagaaagagaaattttatGGGAAAAACGACATTATTTGCACAATAGACCTGAAGCTTTACCTAAAGTACTTTTAGCTGCACATAGTTGGGATTGGGCATGTTTGCCTGATCTTCATGCATCTCTTAGAATTTGGAGTCCTTTACCTCCTGTCCAAGCTCTGCAATTATTGTTACcttg TTTTCCAGATATGAAAGTTAGAGAAATGGCAGTTGGATGGATTCGAGAACTGAGTAATGATGAACTTGTAGATTACTTACCTCAATTATTACAAGCGTTAAAGCACGAAACATATGAAACGTCCCCTCTTACAAAGTTTTTATTAGAACGAGCTTTACTTTCTCCGCGGGTAGCTCATCACATCTATTGGTTACTAACGCAAGCGTTACCAGGACAAAGTCCTCAA AATTCTGCTGAAACTACACCAGAggatgataaaaatattagttCAGCACGTTATCATAGAAGGTTACAATTGATGTTACGAGCGTTATTAGCCGTCATTGGGGATGCACTAAGAAATAGTTTTCTTACGCAACAATTACTcgttaaa AATTTATATGAAGTAGCGGAAAATATTAAGCAAACGAAAGAATCATTACGACTAGATGCGCTCAAAATTGgtttacaaaatatacattGTCAATTAATGGAAGATGATGGCACCTGTTTACCGTTGTCTCCTAGTAAACAAGTATTTGGTATAAATGTACAAAGTTGCTCATACTTTCCATCATTTACACTTCCATTGAAAATCAACTTTATTAGCTGTGATGATGTAATTTGTCCAGCGATTTTTAAA GTTGGAGATGATTTACAACAAGATATGTTAACTCTTCAAATGATGCGCATAATGGATAAACTTTGGTTAAAAGAAGGTCTTGATCTTAAAATGGTAACATTTGCTTGCGTACCTACTGGATACAAACGTGGGATGATAGAAATGGTTACAAATGCAGAAACGTTGAGAAAAATACAGGTTGAGTTTGGCCTAACTGGATCATTTAAAGATCGACCTATTGCCGAATGGTTGGCAAAACATAATCCTTCAGAGTTGGAGTATGAACGAGCAGTAGAAAACTTTACTGCATCTTGTGCGGGTTATAGTGTTGCTACCTATATTTTAGGAATTTGTGATAGACATAACGACAATATTATGTTAAAAACATCAGGTCATCTGTTTCATATTGATTTTGGGAAATTCTTAGGTGATGCTCAAAtgtttggaaattttaaaaG GGATAGGACACCATTTGTATTGACATCTGATATGGCTTATGTTATAAATGGTGGAGATAAGCCATCAGCCAAGTTCCATCATTTCGTGGATTTGTGTTGTCAAGCATTTAATGTAGTGCGGAAGCATGGAAATCTAATTCTTCATCTTTTTGGATTG ATGACTTCGTCTGGCATTCCTGGTGTGACTGTGGATGCAGTTAGTTACGTACAAAAAGCTCTTCTTCCAGAGCAAACAAATCCTGAAGCAGCTGCAACATTTGCCCGAATGATAGAAAGTTCACTTAAAAGTTGGTTTACACAGTTCAACTTTTTTCTACATAATTTAGCACAACTTAGATTTTCGGGCGACCATAATGATGGAGcattattatcttttatacCACGTACATATAC AATGCAGCAGGAAGGTCAGTTAACAAGTGTTCAAGTGCACGGCTACCAAAAACGATATGATcctgaaaaatattatatgtatatcttgCGTATACAACGAAAAGGTCATGCAGATCCTACTTATTTATTCCGATCATATAAGGAATTTTGTGAATTCTATCAAAAGTTGTGCATTCACTTTCCTCTTGCAAAACTTGCTAG cTTACCAAGTGGTATAAGTGTTGGAAGATCTAACATAAAGCAAGTTGCTGATAAACGACGAGCggatattgaaaaattcctTGTAAGTTTATTCAAGATGGCACCAGAAATTTCTCAAAGTGATTTAGTATACACTTTCTTTCATCCTTTGTTGAGAGATCAACAAAATGCAGATATTCATTTACGTAAAGTAAAAG TTGGCAATTGGTGGGCTGAAAAACGTGTAAGAGATAATGTACAGAACGGACAAATTAAGATGTCTCTTCACTATACACGTGGAGCATTTTATGTGATGGTCTATCATGCAAGAGGATTACCCAAAGTAGCAAATTGTCAGGAACCAAATACATATGTTAAAGTTTACCTTAAACCTGATCCTACAAAAAAGACAAAGCGGAAAACAAAAGTTGTAAAGAAAAATTGTCATCCTTCGTTTATGGAAATG TTGGAATATAGAATGGCTCTAGACGTGATTAAAGAGAGAACTCTGGAAGCTACAATATGGAATCATGACACATTACaagaaaatgaatttcttGGTGGAATACGCTTACCTCTTGGACGTATCGATTTAACAACCGAAACAATTGAGTGGTTTTCGCTTGGGAGTATTCGATGA